Genomic segment of Steroidobacter denitrificans:
GTCATACGCTCGGACGTGGCGACCCTGTCGGCGGCCGGCAGGCCGGTCTGCTCGGAATCGGGATATGTGCCGGGGTGATGTTCCTGTCCGCCATCGGCATGGTCGTATTCAATGATTCGATAGCGGCGTTATATACCCGGGATCCGCGGGTGCGTGCGCTGGCTGCCACCTTGCTGCTCATGGCAGCGCTTTTTCAGCTATCGGATGGGATCCAGGTCGGTGCCGCCGGTGCATTGCGAGGTTTCAAGGACACGGCGGTGCCGATGGCGCTTTGCGTATTTTCCTACTGGGCCGTGGGTTTCAGTCTGGCCTACCTGCTCGGTGTGCGCGGCGGCGGCGGACCTGTTCTGGTCTGGGCTGGCTTGACGGCCGGACTCAGCGTCAGTGCGCTGCTGCTGGTGGCCCGTTATTTGTACGTATCGGGCAGGGCGACGGCCGGCGGGGCCACAGAGCATCGTGTCGACGTACTCTTGTGAATACAACAGTCTGGCCAAGGTCAGCAAGGGGATGGCGAAGGCGCGCATGAACCTACGATGCTACCGGGGTGCTAAAAGCCAATGAATATCTTCTGTGGGATCTGCTTGTTTGAGATGAGGCTGCCCCGCTCAAGGCTTCTGTCTGCTGTGCTTGCGGGATTCACAGCAGACAGAAGCCATGAGCGGGACAGTTCTGTCATGAAGCGGTTTCGAGCCGGGAAACCGGAGAAAGTCTCGGATTTGGCAGAATGCGTCGAAGGGAGATTCCGGAAGAGAGGCGCCGGAGGAAGCGCCGGAGGGCTTGACGTCCCAGGATCAGCTAGGGAAACTTCTCGGTTCCATACCTCAGACCCTTCGGCCAGCCCGTGAACTTCATCCACGTCACCCGCTTTGCATGGCCGCTACGCTTGCCACATCAGGTCCCATCCAAATCATTCACCGGATGCCGCCCTTGCTTGCAGATTCGTCGATGACCTTGTCGTGTTTCGCGGCATGCCGGCCGAACGCATCGAGCACCAAGCACCACCCATGACCGGCTCCGGAATAGATCGCGCGTTCGAGCGGCGCCTGGCATCGCTGGTCAATTCTCGCGAGTCCGGGGTGTTGCAGGGCGGCCTCAAGGGCGTAGAGAAGGAATCGTTGCGAGTCTCCCTCGATGGCTGTCTGGAGCAGAGCGGTCATCCGCGCAGCCTGGGTGCGAGTTTGACCCATGAACATATCACGACGGATTATTCGGAATCCCTGATCGAGCTGGTCACGCCTGCCTTCGGCCAGTGCCGGGAGCTGCTGCAATACTTGTGCGATCTGCATCAGTTCGTCTACAGGCACCTGCCGGACCAGTTGTTGTGGGCCACCAGCATGCCCTGCGGCCTGGAGGGTGATGCGAACATTCCGGTGGCGCGCTATGGCCGATCGAACATCGGACGTATGAAGGAGGTCTACAGGCTCGGCCTGGGCTATCGCTACGGCCGGATGATGCAGGCGATCTCGGGCATCCATTTCAATTATTCCTTTCCTGAGCGCTTCTGGCCGGTATTGGCCGACAGCCTGCAGGAGCGCAAGGTCGATCGCGATTTCATCTCGGCACGGTATTTCGGGCTGTTGCGCAACTATCGGCGCTATGGCTGGCTGATTCTGTACCTGTTCGGCAATTCGCCGGCCTTGTGCAGCTCTTTTTTGAACGGACGCCGGCACGCCATGCCGGAACTGTCGCCGGGTACATTCTATGAACCCTACGCGACTTCACTGCGCATGAGCGACCTGGGTTACAGCAATAAAAGCCAGAAAGGCCTGCATATCGGCGTCAACAGCATCGACGAGTACATCCGCGACCTGACGGCCGCCGTGAGCACGCCGCATCCCGAGTATCAGAAGATCGGCGTCAAGGTCGACGGCAGTTATCGTCAGTTGAATGCGAACCTGCTACAGATCGAAAACGAGTACTACAGCTATATCCGGCCCAAGCGCGTGACCCGTTCCGGGGAGCATCCGACGCAGGCTTTGCGCCGCGGCGGAGTGGAGTATGTCGAGTTCCGCGCTTTGGATGTGAACGTCTTCGATCCCGCCGGCGTCGATCAGACCAAGCTGCGCTTTCTGGAAGCATTCGCAGCCTTGTGCATATTGAAGCAAAGCGATCCGATCACTTCTGGAGAGCAGGTCGGTCTGGATGCCAATCACGCACTGGTTGCGCATCGGGGCCGCGAACCGGGATTGACACTCAACCGTCATGGGCGGCAGGTACCCTTGCTGGCATGGGGACGGGAACTCATCGATTCGATGCGCGGGATTTGTGAACTTCTCGATCAGGGCGATGTGCAGCGTCCTTATGGCGCGGCGCTCGACCTGCAGGCGTTGAAGCTCGATGATCCACAAAGCACTCCCTCGGCGCGCAGCCTGAAAGAATTACGGAGCAGCGGGGAATCTTTTATCCAGTTCGCCCTGCGCATGTCGCGGTTGCACAAGGTTTATTTCACGGATCTGTATCCGCCGAACGAGCGGCGCATGACTGAATTTGCCGTGGAGGCGGAGCTGTCCCTGCGCAAGCAGGAGGAACTGGAGGCTGCCGACGAAGTCGACTTCGATCAATTTCTGGCGAACTATTTTGCATCTGCCGGGTAGATCATTCGCCCGGTGTTCGCCCCGGAACATGGGAGCACTCGCCAGGGAAACTTTAGAATTGTGAACCGTATCCGAATTACGGTGGCGATACCGGCTATCATACCGGTTTTTTTCTAATTATCCGTGAGCAGTACGCCGAATCTTTTTTCCAATACCCCGGTCGTCTCCGCCGCCGGGGTTCAGGCGGGCGCGGTGGCCGGTGTGACGGTTTCCCGCCGCGTCTCCCGGTCGCAACAAGCCTCGGCTGCCCATACGACCGGGATTTTGCCGGAGGCGGCTAGAGGGCATTGCGCGGCGAGTCAGCAGACGCCGGCTGCGGCCGAGGACGAAGCGAATTTCGTACAGACGGGTGGCTGGAGCGCTTACGAGGTATGGTTTCGCTTCATCAAGGAAGCACGCGAAAAACGTCGCCCCCCCGGCTGAGCGCAGCGAATACCCGCGCCGCGCGCTGCGATCGCTCCGGCTAAGCGCGTCGACCACTTGCCCCGAGTGCTTCGGTTGTCGGTGCCGCCAGCCCCCTCGACGCGCAGGATCCGCTTGCCGCATATCGTAGTCGCCCGACTTCCAACCAGGCCATCGGTCATGGTTAGAATGACCGTATGACCCCGACGCGAGCAGCCGAACAGCAGGAAGAGCGCGCTCATCGGCTGGAACAGGAGTTTCAGGCCGTTCTCGACGCCGCCGTCGATGCGGTGGTGCTGTTCGATCATGAGGGCCGTATCGAACTGCTCAATCGTGCGGGCGAGCGCATGTTCGGCTACCACGAACAGGAAGTGATCGGTCTGCGGGTCAATCTGCTGCTGCCCGAGCCGTATCGCTCCCAGCAGGACGACTATCTGCGTCACCATATCGAAGCCGGTGAACCTCGTATCATCGGCATCGGCAGGGAGTTGCTGGCGAAACGGCGCGACGGCAGCGAATTCTCCGCTGAACTGGCGGTCGGGCGCGTTCAGGGTACGGATCCTCCCCGATTCGTGGGCTTCATTCGCGACGTCACGGTCCGGCGCAATTCCGAAGAAGCCTTGCGCCGCAGCGAGGCGCAGCTGACGATTGCTCAGGAAATCGCTAATTTAGGTAATTATGTCGTTCATCTCGACAGCAATTGCGAGGATTACTGGTCGCCGCATCTGTACCGTGTCCTGGGTCGGCGTTATGGCGACCTCTATATCGGCGTCTACGATTATCTTGAACCCATGGTGCATCCAGCCGATCGGGTACGCTGGCAGCAGGCGCGCCGTGCATTGGATACACAGGGGCGCAGCATGGATATCGAGTACCGGGTGATTCATCCGGATGGGTCGCTGCGCCATGTGCATCATATCGCCCAAGTATCGCGCGCACTGGACGGCCGTATCGTGCGGCAGGTCGGCACGCTGCACGACATCACCGACCGGCGCCGGGCAGAGGATGACGCACGCCAGATGCAGGATCGTATTGCCCATTTCGGCCGGATTTCCACCATGGGAGAGATGGCTGCCGGCCTGGCCCACGAGGTCAACCAGCCTCTGACCGCCATAGCGACCTATGCGCAGGCCTGTCAGCGGCTGATCGCCTCGGAGCATGCATCCAGCGATGATATCGCAACTGCACTGGATCATATTTGCACTCAGGCGCTGCGAGCGGGAGAGGTCATCCGCAGGCTGCGCCAGTTCGTCAAGAATCGCGAGGTTCGCCGCGAATTGCTGGATGCGAACCGGCTGCTGGACGACGTTCTGGTACTGGCTCAAACGGATCTGCGCCATCACGGCGTGCGCATCGTCGTGGAGCATGCGCCGCGCAGCTTCCCGGTACAGGCCGATGCGGTACAGATCCAGCAGGTCATACTCAATCTGGTGAGGAACAGCATCGATGCAATGCTCGATTTGCCGGAAACACACCGCGAGATCCTGCTGCGGGCCCGTATGGATGGGGAGGGAGACGTGGAGCTGATGGTTGCCGATCGAGGTACCGGCGTCGATGTCGCGGCAGCGGCGGCATTGTTCGATCCATTCTTTACCACCAAATCAGGCGGCACCGGGCTGGGGTTGTCTATCAGCCGCTCGATCGTGCGCGCACACGGCGGTAAATTATGGTGCAGCGCCAATCCAGGGGGCGGCGCCTGCTTCTTTTTTACTTTGCCGGTCGTTCCGGCGCCTGCGGGGAGCTGATCAATGCGGGGAAATTCAACTAACCAACGCCCTACGATTTTCATCGTTGATGACGATTCGGCGGTGCGCGATGCGCTGAAACTACTGTTGCGCTCGGTCGGGCAGGCTGTCGAAACCTATGCCTCGGCACAGGAGTTCCTGGATTCCTATGGGATGGATCGCCCTGGATGCCTGGTGCTGGACATTCGCATGCCCGGGATCTCCGGCTTGGAGCTGCAACAAAAACTGAACGAGAAGCATTCCATTCTACCCATTATTTTTATCACCGGGCATGGCGATGTGCCGATGGCAGTGGAGGCCATGCAGGCGGGCGCGGTGGATTTCATTCAGAAGCCGTTTCGGGATCAGGATCTGATCGATCGTATCAACCAGGCTCTGGAGAAGGACAGCAGCAACCGGGCGGCGCTGGGCGAACGGAATGACATACGGCGGCGGCTGGAAACGCTGACGCCTCGAGAACACGAAGTCCTGGAACTCGTTGTTCGCGGCAAGGCGAACAAGGTCATTGCCGGAGATCTGAAGTTGAGTCAGCGAACCGTGGAAATACACCGGGCGCGCGTCATGGAGAAGATGCAGGCATCTTCCCTCGCACATCTGGTGCGCATGGTGCTCGAAGTGGGGCAGGGATAAGGGAAAGCGAATACGAGGAATGCGCCTGTCCGGGATGCGCCCACGGAGCTCAGGGTCGGGCAGCGCTGAAAGCCGCCTCGGATCCCTGTAGTGACGTCGCTGGAGCGCCTGCTCACGGATACAGATCCGCCCGGGCATCGAAGGGCAGCTCATTACGCATCCTTTCATAGAATTCACGAGCTTGCGGCGTATCCGCCGGCGGCAAGACGATCTGCAGGATCACGAACTGATCGCCGGGCGTCGGACCGGGCAGGCCGCGGCCCTTGAGGCGCATTTTCTGTCCTGCCCGTGCATTTGCCGGAATGCGCAAGGCCACCGGTCCGGCCAAGGTCGGGGTCTGGACCGTAGTTCCCAGCGCTGCTTCCCATGGAGCTATCGGCAGCGTCAATGACACATCACGGCCCTGTGCCTCGAATAGCGGATGTTCGCGGAATCCGATTTCCAGGTATAGATCGCCTGCAGGACCGCCACCGATGCCGGGGCTGCCCTGGCCGGCGAGCCGGATGCGCTGACCCTCGACGACGCCGGCGGGAATGCTGACCTTGAGCGTGCGCGGCTGCAGTGTCACCTGGCCGCCCTGGCCGACCCGGGGCGATTTCAACTCGATTGTCTGCGAACCGCCGCGGAACGCGTCTTCCAGGGTAATCTGGATTCGGGCCACATG
This window contains:
- the gshA gene encoding glutamate--cysteine ligase; protein product: MTGSGIDRAFERRLASLVNSRESGVLQGGLKGVEKESLRVSLDGCLEQSGHPRSLGASLTHEHITTDYSESLIELVTPAFGQCRELLQYLCDLHQFVYRHLPDQLLWATSMPCGLEGDANIPVARYGRSNIGRMKEVYRLGLGYRYGRMMQAISGIHFNYSFPERFWPVLADSLQERKVDRDFISARYFGLLRNYRRYGWLILYLFGNSPALCSSFLNGRRHAMPELSPGTFYEPYATSLRMSDLGYSNKSQKGLHIGVNSIDEYIRDLTAAVSTPHPEYQKIGVKVDGSYRQLNANLLQIENEYYSYIRPKRVTRSGEHPTQALRRGGVEYVEFRALDVNVFDPAGVDQTKLRFLEAFAALCILKQSDPITSGEQVGLDANHALVAHRGREPGLTLNRHGRQVPLLAWGRELIDSMRGICELLDQGDVQRPYGAALDLQALKLDDPQSTPSARSLKELRSSGESFIQFALRMSRLHKVYFTDLYPPNERRMTEFAVEAELSLRKQEELEAADEVDFDQFLANYFASAG
- a CDS encoding PAS domain-containing sensor histidine kinase, which encodes MTPTRAAEQQEERAHRLEQEFQAVLDAAVDAVVLFDHEGRIELLNRAGERMFGYHEQEVIGLRVNLLLPEPYRSQQDDYLRHHIEAGEPRIIGIGRELLAKRRDGSEFSAELAVGRVQGTDPPRFVGFIRDVTVRRNSEEALRRSEAQLTIAQEIANLGNYVVHLDSNCEDYWSPHLYRVLGRRYGDLYIGVYDYLEPMVHPADRVRWQQARRALDTQGRSMDIEYRVIHPDGSLRHVHHIAQVSRALDGRIVRQVGTLHDITDRRRAEDDARQMQDRIAHFGRISTMGEMAAGLAHEVNQPLTAIATYAQACQRLIASEHASSDDIATALDHICTQALRAGEVIRRLRQFVKNREVRRELLDANRLLDDVLVLAQTDLRHHGVRIVVEHAPRSFPVQADAVQIQQVILNLVRNSIDAMLDLPETHREILLRARMDGEGDVELMVADRGTGVDVAAAAALFDPFFTTKSGGTGLGLSISRSIVRAHGGKLWCSANPGGGACFFFTLPVVPAPAGS
- the fixJ gene encoding response regulator FixJ gives rise to the protein MRGNSTNQRPTIFIVDDDSAVRDALKLLLRSVGQAVETYASAQEFLDSYGMDRPGCLVLDIRMPGISGLELQQKLNEKHSILPIIFITGHGDVPMAVEAMQAGAVDFIQKPFRDQDLIDRINQALEKDSSNRAALGERNDIRRRLETLTPREHEVLELVVRGKANKVIAGDLKLSQRTVEIHRARVMEKMQASSLAHLVRMVLEVGQG
- a CDS encoding DnaJ C-terminal domain-containing protein, with amino-acid sequence MTTYKDYYQLLGVARDASQDDIKRAYRRAARKYHPDVSKEANAEERFKEVQEAYEVLKDPQKRVAYDQLGSNWRAGQEFRPPPDWGRDFEFSSTSFGGDTGGFSDFFASLFGQRSPFGGAAGTARHGAGARGFAASGEDHVARIQITLEDAFRGGSQTIELKSPRVGQGGQVTLQPRTLKVSIPAGVVEGQRIRLAGQGSPGIGGGPAGDLYLEIGFREHPLFEAQGRDVSLTLPIAPWEAALGTTVQTPTLAGPVALRIPANARAGQKMRLKGRGLPGPTPGDQFVILQIVLPPADTPQAREFYERMRNELPFDARADLYP